From one Flavobacterium kingsejongi genomic stretch:
- a CDS encoding ATP-binding cassette domain-containing protein has protein sequence MNLLEIENVHLSYGSKMVLQNISLDCKTGEIIGIFGRNGSGKSSLLKTIYGVQKAQSITLRYNSEILLPQSVIPQQKIAYLPQHSFLPKRKKVRDMIPLVYPDGKDQDLIFYAPGVHGFENRRIGELSLGQLRYFELLLIGHLNHDFLLLDEPFSMVEPLYKEAIKNTLLHLKESKGIVLTDHYYEDVLAVSDRNFLIKDHNKIVITDKNDLIRHAYLNAP, from the coding sequence ATGAATCTACTTGAAATTGAAAATGTACACCTTTCCTATGGTTCTAAAATGGTATTGCAAAATATCAGTTTGGACTGTAAAACGGGAGAAATCATCGGCATTTTCGGCAGGAATGGAAGTGGAAAATCGTCACTGCTCAAAACCATTTACGGTGTTCAGAAGGCGCAATCGATCACATTGCGCTACAATTCCGAAATACTGCTGCCTCAATCTGTAATTCCACAGCAAAAAATAGCCTATTTGCCCCAGCACAGTTTTCTGCCAAAAAGAAAGAAAGTACGCGATATGATTCCGTTGGTATATCCCGATGGAAAAGACCAGGACCTGATTTTTTATGCTCCCGGCGTGCATGGGTTTGAAAACCGCCGTATTGGGGAACTATCCTTAGGACAACTTCGCTACTTCGAATTGCTGCTGATCGGTCACCTCAATCACGACTTCTTACTCCTCGACGAACCTTTTTCGATGGTAGAACCGCTGTATAAAGAAGCCATCAAAAATACCCTGCTCCATTTAAAAGAATCTAAAGGCATCGTTTTAACCGACCATTATTATGAAGACGTATTAGCCGTAAGCGATCGGAACTTCCTGATCAAAGATCATAATAAGATTGTAATTACGGACAAAAATGATCTCATACGGCATGCCTATCTCAATGCACCATAA
- a CDS encoding winged helix-turn-helix transcriptional regulator produces the protein MKKDKKYNDIPICSVDYAFRRIGGKYKGRIIWYLSHNKNVLRYGELRKIITDITPKMLTQTLRELEEDRLVTRKVYHEVPPKVEYSLTDDGQELIPFINHLREWGDKQMEKDERLAIKC, from the coding sequence ATGAAAAAAGACAAAAAATATAATGATATCCCTATTTGTTCAGTAGATTATGCCTTTCGGCGGATTGGTGGAAAGTACAAAGGACGAATTATCTGGTATCTGAGTCACAACAAAAATGTCCTGCGGTATGGAGAACTTCGTAAAATCATTACGGATATCACCCCGAAAATGCTCACACAGACTTTACGGGAACTTGAAGAGGATCGGTTGGTTACCCGGAAAGTATACCACGAAGTACCGCCCAAAGTGGAATATTCATTAACAGATGATGGCCAGGAATTGATCCCGTTCATCAATCACCTACGGGAATGGGGCGATAAACAAATGGAGAAGGACGAAAGGCTGGCGATTAAATGCTAA
- a CDS encoding zinc-dependent alcohol dehydrogenase family protein yields MKAIVIKGQYGLEHIALEEKSIPEIGPKEVLVKATAMALNQLDLMITKGDFGTALPHVLGSDAVGVVEKIGAAVSLFNVGDVVIPQFIQSWQSGKLTKEQQTTRLGTDRPGVFSEYWALPEEGLVKIPKNLTPAEAATLPIAGLSAWEALYTKGNIQAGQTILLQGTGGVSIFALQFAKLAGARVIITSGSDEKLSKAKLLGADATINSTTHPNWQQQVLELTGGKGVDLAVELSWTGIDKTITAMAMGGKIIVVGLLGGADTSVNVYGIMLKCLSIIGLQVGSKASFEAMNRAIENNNLKPVIDRAFPFSAFKEAFQYVASGQHFGKVVIQL; encoded by the coding sequence ATGAAAGCAATCGTTATAAAAGGGCAGTATGGCCTGGAGCATATCGCTCTGGAAGAAAAATCCATCCCGGAAATCGGGCCGAAAGAAGTATTGGTAAAAGCAACCGCAATGGCACTCAACCAGTTGGACCTGATGATTACAAAAGGTGATTTTGGTACGGCATTACCGCATGTTTTAGGTTCGGATGCCGTAGGCGTGGTCGAAAAAATCGGAGCCGCGGTTTCTTTATTCAATGTAGGTGATGTGGTCATCCCTCAATTTATACAGTCCTGGCAATCCGGTAAGCTGACCAAAGAGCAACAGACCACCCGATTGGGAACAGACCGTCCCGGGGTTTTCTCAGAATACTGGGCATTACCCGAAGAAGGATTGGTAAAAATCCCGAAAAACCTGACCCCGGCAGAAGCTGCTACCCTTCCCATTGCCGGCCTGAGTGCCTGGGAAGCCTTATATACTAAAGGAAATATACAAGCGGGGCAAACTATTTTATTACAAGGTACGGGCGGCGTATCCATTTTTGCCCTGCAATTTGCAAAATTGGCTGGTGCCCGGGTAATTATCACTTCAGGGTCCGACGAGAAACTGTCGAAAGCAAAACTGCTGGGCGCAGATGCAACCATAAATTCCACTACCCATCCCAACTGGCAGCAACAGGTATTAGAGCTTACCGGAGGGAAAGGGGTTGATCTTGCCGTAGAACTCAGTTGGACCGGTATCGACAAAACAATTACTGCTATGGCAATGGGCGGTAAAATCATCGTAGTTGGCCTGTTGGGCGGTGCCGATACTTCGGTCAATGTTTATGGGATAATGCTGAAATGCCTTTCTATCATTGGGCTGCAGGTAGGTTCCAAAGCAAGTTTTGAAGCCATGAACCGCGCCATCGAAAACAATAACCTAAAACCTGTAATCGATCGTGCCTTTCCTTTCTCGGCATTTAAGGAGGCTTTTCAGTACGTCGCAAGTGGGCAGCATTTTGGAAAAGTCGTCATCCAATTGTGA
- a CDS encoding cysteine hydrolase family protein, whose protein sequence is MKKALLLIDIQNDYFENGTMRLVGSEEAAQKTKGILQTFREQQLPIIHIQHIALSPEATFFKTNTPGAEIYKEVTPLATETVITKHYPNSFRETTLLEYLQENNISELVICGMMTHMCVDATVRAAKDFGFHCEVLSDCCATKDLELNGETINATAVHHSFLAALSFFYAKVTTAADYLKTLQ, encoded by the coding sequence ATGAAAAAAGCACTGCTCCTGATCGATATCCAGAATGATTATTTTGAAAACGGTACCATGCGCCTTGTGGGTTCTGAAGAAGCCGCCCAAAAGACAAAAGGAATATTACAAACCTTTCGGGAACAACAACTTCCCATCATCCATATCCAACATATTGCCCTAAGTCCGGAAGCTACCTTTTTCAAAACCAATACACCCGGAGCGGAAATCTACAAGGAAGTAACACCGTTAGCTACTGAAACGGTAATTACCAAACATTACCCCAACAGTTTCAGGGAAACAACACTATTGGAATACCTTCAGGAAAATAACATTTCTGAACTGGTCATCTGTGGGATGATGACACACATGTGTGTGGATGCCACAGTGCGCGCTGCTAAAGATTTTGGATTCCATTGTGAGGTGCTAAGCGACTGCTGTGCGACTAAAGATCTTGAACTTAATGGTGAAACGATAAACGCCACTGCAGTACACCATTCTTTTTTAGCCGCACTGAGCTTTTTCTATGCTAAAGTTACCACTGCAGCGGATTACCTTAAAACACTACAATAA
- a CDS encoding winged helix-turn-helix transcriptional regulator, whose protein sequence is MRKVTSVNFENEMLLHDFCNASKTLALISGRWKLSLLFALQENALTYSEFKKILPTVSDRVLSLQLKQLQDDLLLIKEKRADNTFYTLTNKGKGLHKIVTLLSNYDLNTAP, encoded by the coding sequence ATGCGAAAAGTAACCTCTGTTAACTTCGAAAATGAAATGCTGTTGCATGACTTCTGCAATGCTTCAAAGACCTTAGCCCTGATTAGTGGCCGTTGGAAATTGTCCCTATTGTTTGCATTACAGGAAAATGCACTTACCTATTCGGAGTTTAAAAAAATATTACCCACTGTAAGCGATCGGGTCCTTTCCCTACAGCTGAAACAATTACAGGACGACCTTTTACTTATTAAAGAAAAAAGGGCAGATAACACTTTTTATACGTTGACAAACAAGGGAAAAGGATTGCACAAAATCGTAACGCTGCTTTCTAACTATGACCTAAATACAGCACCATGA
- a CDS encoding DUF2480 family protein has product MKEETIVNKVTASGIQSLDLMAYSPTVEFVHFDIAPYLYMGLIIKEKEFRKAMETIDWASYENKAVSIGCAVEAILPQWVFMDIASKLYPYAFAVIEGTPDLHKEQLWAEKLMEQDFGIFTGQKVTLIANPDVPVALYVLATNLLTGSVASLMYGEPGLPKVIYKKAK; this is encoded by the coding sequence ATGAAAGAGGAAACAATAGTCAATAAAGTAACCGCTTCGGGTATACAAAGCCTTGATTTGATGGCGTATTCCCCTACGGTTGAATTTGTTCATTTTGATATAGCGCCCTATCTCTATATGGGACTTATCATAAAGGAAAAAGAATTCCGTAAGGCCATGGAAACCATCGATTGGGCATCCTATGAAAACAAAGCCGTTTCAATCGGCTGTGCTGTAGAGGCCATTTTGCCACAATGGGTTTTTATGGATATTGCCAGCAAACTCTATCCCTATGCGTTTGCTGTAATAGAAGGAACGCCAGATTTACATAAGGAACAGCTTTGGGCTGAAAAACTGATGGAGCAGGATTTCGGAATTTTTACAGGACAGAAAGTGACCCTTATTGCCAATCCCGATGTCCCGGTTGCTTTATATGTATTGGCGACCAATCTGCTTACCGGTAGTGTGGCTTCTTTGATGTATGGGGAACCAGGATTGCCAAAAGTGATTTATAAGAAAGCAAAATAA
- a CDS encoding helix-turn-helix transcriptional regulator: MENKTDKLTKRVDTTQERILMHLKMKGKQPASLLAKSLGITNEGTRLHLLKLTEDGWISPESISKGVGRPTVVFSLTDKAQKRFPDTHAELTVQLLNSVKKMLGQEALDRLIEERERLSLEHYRRELESLSLLEDKLQRLVEIRSQEGYMAEWEKVDSDYFFIENHCPICAAASECQGFCRAELQSFRQALGSTVTIERTEHILHNGRRCAYKINLID, from the coding sequence TTGGAAAATAAAACTGACAAACTTACGAAACGGGTAGACACTACCCAGGAACGCATACTGATGCACCTTAAGATGAAGGGCAAACAGCCAGCCTCCCTATTGGCAAAATCGTTGGGTATTACCAATGAAGGTACACGCCTGCACCTCTTAAAGCTTACCGAAGACGGATGGATCAGCCCGGAATCGATTTCCAAAGGTGTAGGACGGCCGACCGTTGTTTTTTCGCTGACTGATAAAGCCCAAAAGCGGTTTCCGGATACCCATGCCGAATTGACCGTACAGTTACTGAATTCGGTTAAAAAAATGTTGGGACAGGAGGCACTTGACCGTTTGATTGAAGAACGGGAGCGCCTGTCATTAGAGCATTACCGCCGTGAACTGGAATCTTTATCACTACTCGAGGACAAGTTGCAACGCCTGGTTGAAATACGCAGCCAGGAAGGTTATATGGCCGAATGGGAGAAAGTAGATTCCGATTATTTTTTTATAGAGAACCACTGCCCTATCTGTGCAGCGGCATCAGAATGCCAGGGTTTCTGCCGTGCAGAGCTGCAAAGCTTTCGGCAGGCACTGGGTAGTACAGTCACAATAGAACGTACCGAACATATCCTGCATAACGGAAGGCGTTGTGCCTACAAAATCAATTTAATTGATTAA
- a CDS encoding S41 family peptidase yields the protein MTIKIITNYALPFLLCCVLCNTLTAQNNADSVRVYLDKSLDIIAKNALNRDKINWVDFRKELHDKSAQSKNYEDILPLYPYIFEAIDDHHGALLYNNKTYKWDGTESIIPNKAVEKAVARYTNVTSVLISKNIAYIRVPGNNDFNTSKMDSITRDIKKAISQVSSKSVKGWIIDLRNNTGGNMYPMIAGLSDLIGQDEKVGGFITSDGKPDGVWSIKNGTFFVDSTKVAIADYDGFPIPKNIPLVVLVSSYTASSGEMTAIATKGRKNSILLGENTAGYTTANQGFELNSNSGLNLAIAYPIDRNGVRYSYKLVPDTLIVGGDNFEDLKKDSKIKAAVHWLKNNF from the coding sequence ATGACAATTAAAATCATTACAAATTACGCGCTGCCCTTCCTACTTTGCTGTGTATTATGCAACACCCTGACCGCACAAAATAATGCCGACAGTGTTCGGGTGTACTTAGATAAAAGCCTTGACATTATCGCTAAAAATGCTTTAAACCGCGATAAAATCAACTGGGTGGATTTCCGGAAGGAACTGCACGATAAAAGCGCACAGTCAAAAAATTATGAAGATATACTACCACTCTATCCGTATATTTTTGAAGCCATTGATGACCATCATGGTGCCTTGCTCTACAACAATAAAACCTATAAATGGGACGGTACAGAATCAATAATCCCCAATAAGGCGGTGGAAAAAGCAGTGGCCCGGTACACTAATGTCACATCGGTGCTCATTTCCAAGAACATCGCTTACATCCGTGTTCCGGGGAATAATGATTTTAATACGAGTAAGATGGACAGCATTACCCGGGACATCAAAAAAGCCATTAGCCAGGTAAGCAGCAAATCGGTAAAAGGATGGATCATTGATTTAAGAAACAATACAGGAGGCAATATGTATCCTATGATTGCGGGCCTGAGCGATCTTATTGGACAGGACGAAAAAGTAGGCGGTTTTATCACGTCTGATGGTAAACCGGACGGGGTATGGAGTATTAAAAACGGAACTTTTTTTGTGGACAGCACTAAAGTCGCCATCGCAGATTATGATGGTTTTCCGATTCCCAAAAACATCCCTTTGGTGGTATTGGTAAGCAGTTATACTGCAAGCTCAGGGGAGATGACTGCAATCGCAACTAAAGGACGGAAGAACAGTATTCTTTTGGGTGAAAATACAGCCGGGTATACGACGGCCAATCAGGGTTTCGAATTAAATTCCAATTCCGGGCTCAATCTTGCAATAGCTTATCCAATAGACCGCAATGGGGTGCGTTACAGCTACAAACTCGTACCTGATACCCTAATCGTGGGCGGAGATAACTTTGAAGATCTTAAAAAAGACAGCAAAATAAAGGCGGCTGTACACTGGTTGAAAAATAATTTTTAA
- a CDS encoding VOC family protein, which produces MNQDNIIGFHHFAIKAQDFDATVQFYTTLGFETVHHWALPDFQLERCCMMRHRHFGSHIEICDSKANFPTQGRKKLPNEDYVENAIMHLCFTVKDARLAYHTAIQNGATALSEVTTLNLPNTDKSTTVTNALVYSPNGEVIEFLEQVTF; this is translated from the coding sequence ATGAATCAGGATAACATTATTGGCTTTCATCATTTCGCTATTAAAGCACAGGATTTTGATGCAACAGTACAATTTTATACCACATTAGGGTTTGAAACCGTACACCATTGGGCATTACCCGATTTTCAGCTGGAGCGATGCTGTATGATGCGACACCGCCATTTCGGGAGTCATATTGAAATTTGTGACAGCAAGGCTAATTTTCCCACGCAGGGACGTAAAAAGCTCCCTAATGAAGATTATGTAGAGAATGCAATCATGCACCTCTGCTTTACGGTTAAAGATGCCCGGCTGGCTTACCATACTGCCATCCAAAATGGTGCTACTGCCTTGTCAGAAGTAACAACTCTGAACTTGCCAAACACTGATAAAAGTACTACAGTAACCAATGCATTGGTGTATAGCCCCAATGGGGAAGTGATTGAATTTTTAGAACAAGTGACTTTTTGA